From a single Dehalococcoidia bacterium genomic region:
- the rlmN gene encoding 23S rRNA (adenine(2503)-C(2))-methyltransferase RlmN — translation MPKINTTELTEKDLKATLVDWGEPEYRAKQILDWVYRKAITEFAAMSNLPPKLRERLDAEFTYQSLAPVTESRSRDANTTKLLFKLQDGKTIESVLMRYEKRRTVCVSSQVGCAFGCPLCVTGTGGFERNLTPAEIIDQVLFFSRQLRAEDKSVTNVVFMGMGEPLVNFGAVWRAIESFISPDLLGIGARHITISTAGIPPGIKKLSQKRLQVGLAVSLHAPDNALRDKLVPPNRMYPLEILIPTCQSYVEATNRRITFEYALIADINDSPQQAIQLGNLLRGINCYVNLIPVNQSANPQFKPPHRARVQAFSETLTRHHVANTVRLARGTDIEAGCGQLRARMEDISSE, via the coding sequence ATGCCAAAAATCAATACCACAGAATTAACGGAAAAAGACCTCAAGGCGACTCTTGTTGACTGGGGAGAGCCCGAATATCGTGCTAAGCAGATCCTCGACTGGGTTTACCGCAAGGCGATCACCGAATTCGCTGCCATGAGCAATCTTCCGCCCAAGCTGCGGGAGCGCCTGGATGCCGAGTTTACCTATCAATCGCTGGCGCCCGTAACGGAATCGAGATCGCGGGACGCCAACACCACCAAGTTGCTCTTTAAGCTGCAAGACGGGAAGACGATCGAATCTGTCCTGATGCGCTATGAGAAGAGGCGAACCGTCTGCGTTTCCTCTCAAGTCGGTTGCGCTTTCGGATGTCCCCTGTGCGTCACCGGAACCGGCGGGTTCGAGCGGAATCTGACTCCTGCAGAGATCATCGACCAAGTTCTTTTCTTCTCGCGCCAGCTCAGAGCAGAGGACAAATCGGTGACCAATGTGGTTTTCATGGGCATGGGAGAACCGCTGGTGAATTTTGGAGCCGTCTGGAGGGCCATCGAGAGCTTTATCTCTCCGGATCTTCTGGGGATTGGCGCCCGACACATTACCATCTCCACTGCCGGGATTCCGCCCGGCATCAAGAAGCTGAGCCAGAAGAGATTACAGGTGGGATTGGCGGTTTCTCTGCATGCGCCTGATAATGCCCTTCGCGATAAGCTGGTTCCGCCCAACCGGATGTACCCGCTGGAGATTCTCATCCCGACGTGCCAGAGCTATGTGGAAGCTACTAATCGCCGTATCACCTTTGAATATGCCCTCATTGCCGATATCAATGACTCGCCGCAGCAAGCCATTCAACTGGGCAATCTCCTGCGGGGAATCAACTGCTATGTGAATTTGATACCTGTCAACCAATCTGCCAATCCGCAATTTAAACCGCCCCACCGGGCCAGGGTCCAGGCCTTCAGCGAGACACTGACCCGCCATCACGTGGCCAATACCGTTCGCCTTGCCAGGGGCACTGATATCGAGGCTGGTTGCGGCCAACTGCGAGCGCGGATGGAAGATATTTCCTCAGAGTGA
- a CDS encoding oxidoreductase, which translates to MDQKIALVTGGSSGIGKAITEQLAANGFYVFAAARRLDRLELLRSETIEPLCLDVTDPAATQTAIKHIQSTKGRLDVLVNNAGYGLYGTLEGLTLDQAHHQFDVNVFGLAQVTKAVLPLMRQQQAGTIVNIASVVGRVALPVAGWYCASKHAVEALSDAMRGELKPFGIKVIVIEPGAIKTEFDDVALGTLDSSADLEAYQPMVNGFRKVIQTTYGKAPGPEVIARTVLKAVTSKNPRPRYAIPFDAKSSILFKKIFGDRIMDRMIRQQLKK; encoded by the coding sequence GCGCTGGTAACCGGAGGTTCCAGCGGCATTGGGAAAGCCATCACCGAACAACTTGCTGCCAACGGATTCTATGTATTCGCTGCTGCTCGGAGGCTGGACCGGCTGGAATTGCTTCGATCCGAAACCATCGAACCGCTTTGCCTCGATGTCACCGATCCCGCCGCCACGCAGACTGCAATCAAGCACATTCAGTCAACCAAGGGGCGTCTCGATGTTCTGGTGAATAACGCCGGGTACGGTCTCTATGGGACGCTCGAAGGTCTCACCTTGGACCAGGCACACCATCAATTCGATGTCAACGTGTTTGGGTTGGCCCAGGTGACCAAGGCGGTTCTACCTCTCATGCGCCAGCAGCAGGCAGGAACTATCGTGAACATCGCGTCTGTTGTCGGCAGAGTGGCCTTGCCGGTGGCCGGATGGTATTGCGCCTCAAAGCACGCCGTTGAAGCGCTCTCCGATGCCATGCGCGGTGAATTGAAGCCGTTTGGCATCAAGGTCATCGTGATCGAGCCCGGCGCCATCAAGACTGAATTCGACGATGTTGCCCTTGGCACGCTCGATAGCAGCGCTGATCTTGAAGCCTACCAACCGATGGTGAACGGCTTTCGCAAAGTGATACAGACCACATATGGCAAGGCTCCGGGACCGGAGGTAATTGCCAGGACCGTTCTCAAAGCCGTGACTTCGAAGAATCCTCGACCCCGGTATGCCATTCCTTTTGACGCCAAATCGTCGATCCTGTTCAAGAAGATATTCGGCGACCGCATTATGGATCGGATGATCCGGCAGCAGCTCAAGAAATAG
- the rsmI gene encoding 16S rRNA (cytidine(1402)-2'-O)-methyltransferase: protein MPTLYVVATPIGNLKDVTMRAIEVLREVGLIAAEDTRRTKQLLSAYEIKTPLTSYHEHNKKYKLPHLMRSLEEKDIALVSEAGMPGINDPGYELIRAAIDQDISVVPVPGPSAIVTALAVSGITAEQFTHLGFLPRKKGARRRLFESFIDEPRAIVAFESPYRLLATLRDLGEVFGEDRKIAVCREMTKVYEEIFRGTVSQALEHFSEPRGEFTLVIEGKARKKSENSGL from the coding sequence ATGCCGACACTTTATGTGGTAGCCACCCCAATTGGCAATCTGAAGGACGTGACCATGAGGGCCATCGAGGTCTTGCGCGAGGTTGGCCTGATTGCGGCCGAGGATACTCGCAGGACCAAACAGCTCCTTTCTGCTTATGAGATCAAAACTCCCCTGACCAGCTACCATGAGCACAACAAGAAATATAAACTCCCCCATCTGATGCGATCCCTTGAGGAAAAAGACATTGCCCTGGTTTCGGAGGCCGGCATGCCTGGAATTAACGATCCGGGATACGAGCTTATTCGAGCGGCGATCGACCAGGATATCAGCGTGGTTCCTGTTCCGGGACCATCGGCCATCGTCACTGCCCTTGCTGTATCGGGGATCACTGCCGAGCAGTTCACCCACCTGGGATTCCTGCCGCGGAAAAAGGGTGCCAGGCGCAGGCTCTTTGAATCCTTCATCGACGAGCCGCGGGCTATTGTTGCTTTCGAATCACCCTATCGCCTGTTGGCCACACTCAGAGACCTGGGCGAGGTATTCGGGGAAGACCGGAAGATCGCCGTTTGCCGGGAGATGACCAAAGTATATGAGGAAATCTTCCGCGGCACGGTGAGCCAGGCCCTGGAGCACTTTTCCGAACCCAGAGGAGAGTTCACCCTGGTCATCGAGGGGAAGGCTAGAAAGAAATCAGAGAACTCTGGCCTCTGA
- a CDS encoding MBL fold metallo-hydrolase RNA specificity domain-containing protein → MLSITGYGGVGEIGGNKVLLEDQDTRLFFDFGFPFKKRARYFDENLNPRPGAGLLDLLEMGLLPPLKGIYREDLAKENLWQKFIPSPQFRKLNVDGVLLTHAHADHSGYISFLKDDIPIYTTIMTAFISKAMQDSTPPNFEREVCYSMPKGTKKGYLRSQGTYKPRPFVFMNCPALSEEAQDFWYSSPTRKTPLGTQPYRCMPEKIGKLKLQAFPVDHSIPGAAAFAVETSAGWVGYTGDLRFHGRACRQTEQFVEEMHRLAPHVLLCEGTRLKEERGATEEEVFENCLKVVNQAKGLVIADFGARNVERLITFYNIAKQTQRKLVIMGKDAYLLDAMHLASERVPSIGYSTDVLIYKDFKSRVSSWEGAIHRRYEDKIITPPYVRENAGDLILCFSFWDSLDLIDIAPPPGGTYIYSASEVFDEEGAMDMRRLANWIDHFGMKAIGLPREELNWAIPENERGYHSSGHACGTDLLDLIRRINPRILVPIHTEDPDYFIRNLKDTGIEIRVPVEGQPLNFP, encoded by the coding sequence ATGTTATCGATAACCGGCTATGGGGGTGTGGGAGAGATCGGGGGAAACAAGGTCCTTCTTGAAGATCAGGACACCCGCCTCTTTTTCGATTTCGGATTCCCTTTCAAGAAGCGCGCCCGGTATTTTGATGAAAACCTCAACCCACGTCCCGGCGCCGGCCTCCTTGATCTGCTGGAAATGGGACTTCTTCCACCTCTCAAAGGTATCTATCGAGAGGACTTGGCCAAGGAAAACCTCTGGCAGAAATTCATCCCTTCGCCGCAATTCCGGAAGCTGAACGTCGATGGCGTCTTGCTCACCCACGCCCATGCAGATCACAGCGGATACATTTCGTTTCTGAAGGATGATATTCCCATCTACACCACCATCATGACGGCTTTCATCTCCAAAGCCATGCAGGATAGCACCCCTCCGAATTTTGAAAGGGAGGTCTGCTATTCCATGCCCAAGGGAACCAAGAAGGGATATCTGCGTTCCCAGGGAACCTACAAACCACGCCCATTTGTCTTCATGAACTGTCCTGCCCTCAGTGAAGAAGCTCAAGACTTCTGGTATTCATCGCCCACACGTAAAACTCCACTCGGCACTCAACCCTATCGATGTATGCCGGAAAAGATCGGGAAACTCAAACTGCAAGCCTTTCCAGTAGATCACTCCATTCCCGGAGCTGCCGCTTTTGCCGTGGAGACGTCTGCGGGCTGGGTCGGATATACGGGCGACCTCCGATTTCATGGAAGGGCTTGCCGCCAGACAGAGCAGTTCGTCGAAGAAATGCATCGACTCGCCCCCCATGTCCTCCTGTGCGAAGGCACACGCTTGAAGGAGGAGCGCGGGGCCACGGAAGAAGAGGTTTTCGAGAACTGCCTGAAGGTTGTCAACCAGGCGAAGGGATTGGTGATCGCCGATTTTGGAGCCCGTAATGTGGAGCGATTGATTACCTTCTATAATATCGCCAAGCAGACGCAACGGAAGCTGGTCATCATGGGAAAAGATGCCTATCTGCTCGATGCCATGCATCTGGCCTCGGAGAGAGTCCCTTCGATTGGCTATTCCACCGATGTCTTGATCTATAAGGACTTCAAATCGAGGGTCTCTTCATGGGAAGGCGCAATCCATCGGCGCTACGAGGATAAGATCATCACACCGCCTTATGTTCGCGAGAACGCAGGCGATCTCATCCTTTGTTTCAGCTTCTGGGACTCTCTCGACCTCATCGATATCGCGCCGCCGCCGGGAGGAACTTATATTTATTCGGCCAGTGAGGTATTCGATGAGGAAGGCGCCATGGATATGCGACGTCTGGCCAATTGGATCGATCACTTCGGGATGAAGGCAATTGGCTTGCCCAGAGAGGAGTTGAACTGGGCCATCCCTGAAAATGAGAGGGGATACCATTCCTCGGGACACGCCTGCGGAACCGACCTCCTCGATCTCATTCGCCGCATCAATCCGCGGATACTGGTCCCCATTCACACCGAGGACCCGGATTATTTCATCCGAAACCTCAAGGATACCGGCATCGAGATTCGGGTGCCGGTTGAGGGTCAGCCGTTGAACTTTCCCTGA
- a CDS encoding pseudouridine synthase — protein sequence MSENTVPLLKFLCESGVGSRRKMADAIKQGLVQVNRVTAEDFRQPLDPSKDVVTLDGQRVNSAKPQSIYLMMNKPPGIITTASDEMDRQTVLELLPAKYRSLRLYPVGRLDKDSSGLLLLTNDGDLTYQLTHPKFEHEKEYWIALNGTLEPPEIQKLEQGIELDDGMTYPARIRQIQNSSLFNYSITIHEGRKRQVRRMFESLGYRVQTLKRMRIGALWLGDLKEGQVRELSKAEIRALRKPPLHGKKKG from the coding sequence ATGTCTGAAAACACTGTCCCTCTCCTGAAATTTCTTTGCGAATCGGGCGTCGGCTCCCGGCGAAAGATGGCCGATGCCATCAAGCAAGGCCTCGTGCAGGTCAATAGAGTCACTGCAGAGGATTTTAGACAACCGCTGGACCCGTCAAAGGATGTGGTCACTCTCGATGGACAGCGAGTGAATTCCGCTAAACCCCAGTCGATATATCTGATGATGAACAAGCCCCCGGGAATTATCACCACCGCCAGCGACGAAATGGATCGTCAGACGGTGCTGGAACTGTTGCCTGCCAAATACCGTTCCTTGCGACTTTACCCCGTCGGTCGGCTGGACAAGGACAGCAGCGGACTTTTGCTGCTGACTAACGATGGTGACTTGACCTATCAGCTCACTCATCCCAAGTTCGAGCACGAGAAGGAGTACTGGATCGCCCTGAACGGAACGCTCGAGCCCCCAGAAATACAGAAGCTGGAGCAGGGCATCGAACTGGACGACGGCATGACTTATCCGGCGCGGATCAGACAAATTCAGAACTCCTCGCTGTTCAACTATAGTATTACCATCCATGAGGGGCGCAAACGGCAGGTCCGCCGCATGTTCGAATCGCTGGGATACCGAGTTCAGACCCTCAAGCGCATGCGAATCGGCGCCCTCTGGCTGGGCGACCTTAAAGAGGGCCAGGTGCGAGAGCTCTCCAAAGCTGAGATAAGGGCCCTTCGCAAACCGCCGCTGCATGGCAAGAAAAAGGGGTAA
- a CDS encoding glycine--tRNA ligase codes for MEKLVSLCKRRGFIFQSSEIYGGLASCWDYGPLGVELKNNVKAAWWQSVVRERDDVVGLDAAILMHPKVWVASGHVATFADPLVDCKGCKQRWRADHLKGDKCPECGGELTEARMFNLMFKTCMGPVEDASAQVYLRPETAQGIFVNFQNVMTSMRKKLPLGIAQVGKSFRNEITPGNFTFRTREFEQMEIEYFVKPGTDQERFEHWVNERFNWYINLGIKPENLRLRPHDKQELAHYAKGCTDVEYLFPIGWSELEGIANRGDFDLTQHAKFSGQNLEYFDEQTKEHYIPYVIEPSAGADRGTLAFLADAYAEELDEKEDLRVVLHFHPKLAPIKAAILPLSRNEKLVPMAHDQIFADLRKDFMVQYDDSQSIGKRYRRQDEIGTPFCITVDFQTLEDNQVTIRDRDSQKQIRIPVAELKKCLRAKLDGEAFEVLPPGGKLLGSAG; via the coding sequence ATGGAAAAACTCGTCTCGCTGTGCAAGCGGCGGGGCTTTATCTTTCAATCCAGCGAGATTTACGGCGGTCTGGCTTCCTGCTGGGATTACGGCCCCTTGGGTGTGGAGCTCAAGAACAACGTCAAGGCTGCCTGGTGGCAATCGGTCGTCAGGGAGCGCGATGATGTGGTCGGCCTGGATGCGGCCATCCTGATGCATCCCAAAGTCTGGGTGGCCAGCGGACACGTAGCCACCTTCGCCGACCCGCTGGTGGACTGTAAGGGCTGCAAGCAACGCTGGCGCGCCGACCATCTCAAAGGGGATAAGTGCCCGGAGTGCGGCGGCGAACTCACCGAAGCCCGCATGTTCAACTTGATGTTCAAGACGTGCATGGGTCCGGTGGAAGACGCATCGGCCCAGGTTTACCTGCGCCCGGAGACTGCTCAGGGCATCTTCGTCAACTTCCAGAATGTGATGACTTCCATGCGCAAGAAGCTTCCCCTGGGTATTGCCCAGGTCGGCAAGTCCTTCCGCAATGAGATCACTCCGGGGAATTTTACCTTCCGCACGCGCGAGTTCGAACAGATGGAGATCGAATACTTTGTCAAGCCGGGGACCGATCAAGAGCGGTTCGAGCACTGGGTAAATGAGCGTTTCAACTGGTATATCAATCTGGGAATCAAGCCGGAAAACCTCCGCCTTCGCCCTCACGATAAACAAGAACTGGCTCATTACGCCAAGGGCTGCACCGATGTCGAATACCTGTTCCCCATCGGCTGGTCGGAGCTGGAGGGAATCGCCAACCGCGGTGACTTCGATCTCACTCAGCATGCCAAGTTCAGCGGACAGAACCTGGAGTATTTCGATGAGCAGACCAAGGAACATTATATTCCGTATGTGATCGAACCTTCAGCGGGGGCAGACCGGGGCACGCTTGCTTTCCTGGCCGATGCCTACGCTGAGGAATTGGACGAAAAAGAAGATCTGCGAGTGGTGCTGCACTTCCATCCCAAACTGGCCCCGATCAAGGCGGCCATCCTGCCGCTGAGTCGCAATGAGAAGCTGGTACCTATGGCGCATGATCAAATTTTTGCCGATCTTCGCAAGGACTTCATGGTCCAGTACGATGATTCCCAGAGCATCGGCAAACGCTACCGGCGTCAGGACGAGATCGGCACGCCCTTCTGCATCACGGTAGACTTCCAGACGCTGGAGGATAACCAGGTCACCATCCGGGATCGGGACTCGCAGAAACAGATCCGCATTCCGGTTGCCGAACTCAAGAAATGCCTGAGGGCTAAGCTGGACGGAGAGGCCTTTGAAGTTCTGCCTCCCGGCGGGAAACTGCTGGGTTCCGCCGGGTAG
- the dinB gene encoding DNA polymerase IV, whose protein sequence is MTRRILHIDLDAFFVSVEQVLNPELRGKPVVVGGHPDSRGVVACASYEARAFGLHAAMPIATARRLCPQAIFLSGNFATYRKYSTKFFEILADFSPDIEPGGLDEAYIDMTGFEPLYGPTRETALKIKGRLRNELGLVASIGIASGKVIAKVASDFSKPDGLIEIAPGEQRAFLAPLPVKRLPGVGPKMQQVLKRIGVITIGQLAELPVSLLKKTCGVYGESLHLHANGIDESDVMAPGPAKSISREVTLQKDTLDDRLLKATLRYLTERVGADLRSQGKQSKCVTLKLRYADFDTITRSQTMKVASGVDQVIFEVGVGLLEKTLAQRRYPVRLIGIRVSSLATEASQLNMLDNSAERLVYLNKAIDRIRQKYGFGAIETGRTLPLREDFPSKTYVVE, encoded by the coding sequence ATGACTCGCCGCATCCTGCATATCGACCTCGATGCCTTCTTCGTCTCGGTGGAGCAGGTGCTCAACCCTGAACTGCGAGGCAAGCCGGTGGTGGTCGGCGGTCATCCCGATAGCCGAGGCGTGGTGGCGTGTGCCTCCTATGAGGCGCGCGCCTTTGGCCTGCATGCCGCCATGCCGATTGCCACTGCCAGAAGACTTTGCCCCCAGGCCATTTTCCTCTCCGGGAACTTTGCGACATATCGCAAATACTCCACTAAGTTCTTTGAAATCCTGGCCGATTTCAGTCCGGATATCGAGCCTGGAGGTCTCGATGAGGCCTATATCGACATGACTGGCTTCGAACCCCTCTATGGTCCAACCCGTGAGACGGCACTCAAGATCAAGGGCCGCCTCAGGAATGAGCTGGGGCTGGTGGCTTCCATCGGCATCGCCTCCGGCAAGGTGATTGCCAAAGTCGCCTCCGATTTCTCCAAACCGGATGGGCTGATCGAGATCGCTCCCGGCGAACAGAGGGCCTTTCTGGCTCCCTTACCGGTGAAACGCTTACCTGGAGTGGGGCCAAAAATGCAGCAGGTTTTGAAAAGGATCGGGGTTATCACCATTGGGCAGTTGGCCGAGTTACCCGTTTCCTTGCTGAAGAAGACCTGCGGCGTCTACGGGGAATCGCTGCATCTCCATGCCAACGGCATCGATGAGAGCGACGTGATGGCTCCCGGACCGGCCAAGTCCATCAGTCGTGAGGTGACGCTTCAGAAGGATACTCTTGATGATCGCCTGCTGAAGGCGACCTTGCGTTATCTCACCGAACGAGTGGGGGCAGATCTTCGAAGTCAGGGCAAACAGTCAAAGTGTGTCACCCTGAAGCTGAGGTACGCCGATTTCGACACCATCACCCGCAGCCAGACAATGAAGGTCGCCAGCGGAGTGGATCAAGTCATCTTTGAAGTCGGCGTTGGCTTGCTGGAGAAAACGCTGGCCCAGCGCAGATACCCGGTGCGGCTGATCGGCATCAGAGTGTCCAGCCTAGCCACTGAAGCCAGTCAGCTCAACATGCTGGACAACTCGGCCGAGCGCTTAGTCTATCTCAATAAGGCCATCGACCGCATTCGCCAGAAGTACGGCTTTGGAGCCATTGAGACAGGCCGCACGCTCCCCCTGAGAGAAGACTTCCCCTCGAAAACTTATGTTGTGGAGTAG
- the cimA gene encoding citramalate synthase yields MNIQLYDTTLRDGAQREGASFSVEDKVKIARKIDELGVHFIEGGWPGANPKDTQFFERMRAISLANSTLVAFGSTRRAHSRAEEDPNLQDLLNTGTKVITLVGKGSLEHVNKILRTSPEENLAMITDSIRYLKSKGKTVFWDAEHFFDGYKGDAPYCLRTIEVAAAAGADAVVLCDTNGGTLPTEVFTIVEEARKYGVPMGIHAHNDAELAVANTLAAVQAGATHVQGTINGYGERCGNANLCSIIPSLMFKMGMECIGPEHLARLTEASRYVSEVANLPHDPQFPYVGKNAFGHKGGMHIAAMAKAEESYQHIDPILVGNRSHILVSELSGVSTIIYKAKEKGLDFLAQKAQAKEILKRIKDLEAQGFKYDNAEASFEVLLRRAQPGYQPPFELVDFMVVVEKNRRRSASESDSTLSEAMVKVKVGGEIFHTAAEGNGPVNALDAALRKALLQFYPELRIVKLIDYKVRILEESEGTESGVRVLIESSDGEQEWHTVGSSTNIIEASWIALADSMEYWLQRKRG; encoded by the coding sequence ATGAACATTCAGCTTTATGATACCACCCTGCGGGACGGCGCCCAGAGAGAGGGCGCGTCCTTCTCGGTTGAAGACAAGGTGAAAATCGCTCGGAAGATCGATGAACTTGGCGTTCACTTTATCGAAGGCGGGTGGCCGGGAGCCAATCCCAAGGACACGCAGTTCTTCGAGCGCATGAGAGCTATCTCGCTCGCCAATTCCACTCTGGTCGCTTTCGGAAGCACCCGCCGTGCTCATAGCCGGGCAGAAGAAGATCCCAATCTCCAGGATTTGCTGAACACCGGAACAAAGGTAATTACCCTAGTAGGCAAGGGGTCTCTGGAGCATGTCAACAAGATTCTGAGGACCAGCCCGGAAGAGAACCTGGCGATGATCACCGACTCCATCCGCTATCTAAAGTCCAAAGGAAAGACGGTTTTCTGGGATGCCGAGCATTTCTTCGATGGCTACAAGGGTGATGCTCCGTATTGCCTGCGGACTATTGAGGTTGCCGCTGCAGCGGGTGCCGATGCTGTTGTTCTCTGCGATACCAACGGGGGAACGTTGCCCACTGAAGTGTTCACTATTGTGGAAGAGGCCCGGAAATATGGCGTTCCCATGGGTATTCATGCGCACAACGATGCGGAGCTGGCAGTGGCCAATACCCTGGCCGCAGTGCAGGCCGGTGCCACACACGTGCAAGGCACAATCAATGGCTATGGAGAGAGGTGCGGCAATGCCAATCTCTGTTCTATTATTCCCTCGCTCATGTTCAAAATGGGAATGGAATGCATCGGTCCCGAACACCTTGCCAGGCTCACCGAAGCATCCCGTTACGTCAGCGAGGTGGCCAACCTGCCTCATGATCCCCAGTTCCCTTATGTGGGGAAAAACGCCTTCGGGCACAAGGGCGGGATGCATATTGCGGCCATGGCCAAGGCAGAGGAAAGCTATCAGCATATCGACCCGATTCTGGTGGGGAACCGAAGCCATATCCTTGTCTCAGAGCTTTCCGGCGTGAGCACTATCATCTACAAAGCAAAGGAGAAAGGGCTCGATTTCCTGGCGCAGAAGGCGCAGGCCAAGGAGATATTGAAGCGGATCAAGGACCTGGAAGCCCAGGGGTTCAAATACGATAATGCCGAAGCCTCCTTTGAGGTGTTACTGCGCCGTGCTCAGCCGGGATATCAGCCGCCATTTGAACTGGTGGACTTCATGGTGGTCGTGGAGAAGAATCGCCGCCGTTCCGCCTCCGAGAGTGATTCAACCCTCTCTGAAGCGATGGTCAAGGTGAAAGTCGGCGGCGAAATTTTCCACACAGCGGCGGAGGGAAACGGTCCGGTCAACGCTCTGGATGCTGCTTTACGGAAAGCATTGCTACAGTTCTATCCCGAACTCAGGATCGTGAAGCTGATCGACTATAAAGTCCGTATTCTGGAAGAAAGCGAGGGCACCGAATCGGGAGTGCGAGTGCTCATCGAGTCAAGCGATGGTGAACAGGAATGGCACACTGTGGGCAGCTCCACCAACATTATCGAAGCCAGCTGGATCGCCCTGGCCGACAGTATGGAGTACTGGCTGCAGCGAAAGAGGGGCTAA
- a CDS encoding tagatose 1,6-diphosphate aldolase — translation MKKPGVGKIRGLQQIATSEGIFAMCAMDHRGSLQEMIDKKNPKAVGFQQMIEYKQELCAALAPHSSAVLLDPNFGAAQCIANGDLPGNTGLLVSMEATGYGGGAEGRVTELLQNWNAAKIRRMGGSAGKLLLYYRPDLKELAEKQLEVVKKAADDCSGSDLPFLVEPKTYPIGDEKKKPETLAAKLPKLVIDTARQITQLDVDVLKAEFPADVKFEKDEGKLLDFCQQLNEASRAPWVILSAGVDYETFTWQVKIACSAGASGFLGGRAVWQEAMEIKDKKERMRYLSTTGADRMKRLAEIAAQYGSPWYKKLGAASGKIADIPADWYESY, via the coding sequence ATGAAAAAACCGGGCGTCGGCAAAATCAGAGGGTTACAGCAAATCGCCACTTCGGAAGGCATCTTCGCGATGTGTGCCATGGACCATCGCGGGTCTCTCCAGGAGATGATCGATAAAAAGAACCCCAAGGCGGTGGGCTTTCAGCAAATGATCGAGTACAAGCAGGAGCTGTGTGCTGCGCTTGCTCCTCACTCCAGCGCTGTGCTGCTGGACCCTAATTTCGGAGCAGCACAATGTATCGCCAATGGCGATCTGCCCGGCAACACTGGCTTACTGGTGAGCATGGAAGCCACGGGATATGGTGGTGGGGCAGAAGGGCGCGTGACCGAGCTTCTCCAGAATTGGAATGCCGCCAAGATCAGGCGGATGGGTGGTTCTGCGGGGAAGCTGCTGCTCTATTACAGGCCCGATCTGAAGGAACTGGCGGAAAAACAACTGGAAGTGGTCAAAAAGGCGGCCGACGATTGCTCCGGGTCGGACCTTCCTTTTCTGGTAGAACCCAAAACCTATCCCATCGGCGATGAGAAAAAGAAACCGGAAACTCTGGCAGCCAAACTGCCGAAGCTGGTCATCGATACCGCCCGGCAGATTACTCAGCTGGATGTCGATGTTCTCAAAGCGGAGTTCCCAGCCGACGTGAAATTCGAAAAGGATGAAGGGAAGCTGCTGGACTTTTGCCAGCAGCTGAATGAAGCCTCGCGCGCGCCCTGGGTGATCCTGAGCGCCGGCGTGGATTATGAAACCTTTACTTGGCAGGTCAAGATCGCTTGCAGTGCCGGAGCATCCGGTTTTCTGGGCGGCCGAGCCGTCTGGCAGGAAGCAATGGAGATCAAGGACAAGAAAGAGCGTATGCGCTATCTTTCAACCACTGGCGCGGATAGAATGAAACGCCTGGCTGAAATAGCCGCCCAATATGGCTCCCCCTGGTACAAAAAGCTTGGAGCAGCCAGTGGGAAGATCGCCGATATCCCGGCTGATTGGTATGAGTCATATTAG
- a CDS encoding RNA polymerase sigma factor, which yields MADLVERWQSGDEEAFEAFFHQYKNLVFKTALLMGSDGQEAEDVLQEVFINAWNSRRSFDPKKGKLTTWLYRITVNQSISKHRKKSTVSTSLDMIQGEGFNPVSSSEEDSPDNLENLRLMRAVDSMNDKHRPVLVLRYFNDLSYSEIAQTLNIPLGTVKSRLNEAMKNLRRKLGEVEKS from the coding sequence ATGGCAGATTTGGTCGAGAGATGGCAATCCGGTGATGAAGAGGCTTTTGAGGCCTTTTTTCACCAGTATAAGAACTTGGTATTCAAAACGGCTCTCCTGATGGGTAGTGATGGGCAGGAAGCTGAGGATGTTCTCCAAGAGGTCTTTATCAATGCCTGGAATTCGCGGCGCTCGTTCGATCCCAAGAAAGGGAAGCTCACCACGTGGCTATACCGAATTACGGTGAATCAGTCCATCAGTAAACATCGCAAGAAAAGTACAGTCTCCACATCACTCGATATGATCCAAGGTGAGGGCTTCAATCCGGTAAGTTCGTCAGAGGAAGATTCCCCGGACAATCTGGAAAACCTGAGATTGATGAGAGCCGTCGATTCAATGAACGACAAACACCGGCCGGTGCTCGTTCTGAGATATTTTAACGATCTATCCTACAGTGAAATTGCCCAAACTCTGAATATCCCTTTGGGAACAGTCAAGTCTCGACTCAATGAAGCCATGAAAAACCTGCGCAGGAAACTAGGTGAGGTTGAAAAGTCATGA